A genomic region of Acidobacteriota bacterium contains the following coding sequences:
- a CDS encoding pyrroline-5-carboxylate reductase dimerization domain-containing protein, translating to KDEVTTPAGCTIDGILELEEGKLRVTLIKAVVKAAQRAKQLVDDQ from the coding sequence CAAAGACGAAGTCACAACCCCCGCGGGATGCACCATCGACGGCATCCTGGAACTGGAAGAGGGCAAGCTGCGCGTCACCCTCATCAAGGCCGTGGTCAAAGCCGCCCAACGCGCCAAGCAACTGGTCGACGACCAGTAG